The Pirellulales bacterium genome includes the window GCTTCCGGCCGGGTAAGATGGAAATAATGCCCGTGATCCGCGGTCACAATCAGCACGGTGTTGTCCCATCCGCCGTGTGATTCGATCCATTGCATCACCGCCCAGACGGCATCGTCGCCATCCAGCACAGCGCCGATGGAGTTGTCGATGTTGTCGTCATGGTTGGCCCAATCGACGTCGCCGGCTTCAATCATCAGCCAAAAGCCACGCGAGTTTTGCGACAGCACTTCCAAGGCGGCTATGGCAATATCGGGCAGGCGCGGATTTTCCTGGATGTCGGCGGCTGAGTACCCCTCCGCTGTTTTTTTGACTCCCAGCGTTGGATGGTAATTGCCGTCTGCGGTGCGATAAGGCAAGTGACTGCGATCCCCGGCGCCGAACAAACCCAACAACCGCTGGTGATGAGTCGCCGCTTCAGCCGCCGCTGCAGACAACGCCTGTGGCCCGTTCACGCCCGGCGCGCGCTGGACGACTTGATATTTTCCGCCGTGGGCTACATCAATGGCGGCCAAATCGTCGGCGGTGATGTAGCGATTGCCGGGCACAAAGTTTTCGCCCTGCTGCTCGATATCTTTCTTTTGCGATTCCGCGGTTGTGGTTTCACCCCAGCCGGTGCCAATGACGACATCTAAACCGGGCAGTGGATGATCGCGGTGTGAAATCGATCGCAAACCCACCAGGTCGCGGGAAATATCCTGGTAATCGTCGCGCCACACATTATTGGCATACGTGGCCGCCGGTGTGGCGTCGCTGATGGAAACGCTGGTCACCGCGCCCACGCTCCAGCCGCGGCGCTGCAATTGCTGGGCGATGGTTTCCACGGGATGACCTTCGGAATCGAC containing:
- a CDS encoding alkaline phosphatase, whose product is MLILWGCGEQASTTSAPNSVVDRLRDLQTAAIQTDTADWGYWGSLPSKYTGWTTHSNRLIPVYTFGMDLSSVKDEHSLYRSADHLLQLYGYLPAATLNPHADYFDETDIYHLQQTAVAAGKRRVILFIFDGMDWFNTWAAACYKSGAVRYHEGRGTGLHFQDYRGALTDFGYMVTSPQNDGTKTDVNAQTVTNIGGKMQGGYDWKLAGETPWAVPIDPEYPIAKSRELPQAYTDSAASATSMNSGIKTYNDAINVDSEGHPVETIAQQLQRRGWSVGAVTSVSISDATPAATYANNVWRDDYQDISRDLVGLRSISHRDHPLPGLDVVIGTGWGETTTAESQKKDIEQQGENFVPGNRYITADDLAAIDVAHGGKYQVVQRAPGVNGPQALSAAAAEAATHHQRLLGLFGAGDRSHLPYRTADGNYHPTLGVKKTAEGYSAADIQENPRLPDIAIAALEVLSQNSRGFWLMIEAGDVDWANHDDNIDNSIGAVLDGDDAVWAVMQWIESHGGWDNTVLIVTADHGHYFHLTRPEAMAEAGKK